In one window of Desulfovibrio desulfuricans DNA:
- a CDS encoding glycosyltransferase family 2 protein: MPLPLPCLAHNPLFDLLIATIGRNEELDRLFTSLEGQSYKNFRILLADQNPAGYLDDMLARHSGLPITRIMLPPQGVSVARNVLLEQAKADIIVFPDDDCWYAPDTLERVCEMFAAYPSCGALLGVWTSSPNVYASGVAEGIVSRAGLFQLAGTCVQFYRREAVTGIRFDPLLGPGTGLPYGCGEDTDYLLYAHARTEVRRYAKIRVFHPSPKEHQPSPQKVASYAAGRMYLLKKHGFSWLFMLFNVLYPLCLAPLDALRHGRAQGGYRLRMFVERLRNWH, from the coding sequence TTGGCCGTAATGAGGAGCTTGACCGCCTGTTTACATCACTTGAGGGACAGTCGTACAAAAACTTCCGGATACTTCTGGCAGATCAGAATCCTGCGGGGTATCTGGATGATATGCTTGCCCGCCATTCCGGCTTGCCCATTACTCGCATCATGCTGCCCCCGCAGGGAGTTTCAGTTGCCCGCAATGTCTTGCTGGAACAAGCCAAGGCAGACATCATCGTTTTTCCTGATGATGATTGCTGGTATGCGCCGGACACCCTTGAGCGCGTGTGCGAAATGTTTGCCGCCTATCCTTCTTGCGGAGCTTTGCTGGGAGTGTGGACGTCATCGCCCAATGTTTATGCCTCAGGAGTGGCCGAAGGGATCGTCAGCCGGGCGGGCTTGTTCCAACTTGCGGGAACATGCGTACAGTTCTACCGCAGAGAAGCAGTGACTGGCATCCGCTTTGATCCCCTGCTTGGGCCCGGGACCGGCTTGCCCTACGGTTGTGGCGAAGACACCGACTACCTTTTGTATGCGCATGCCCGCACAGAGGTGCGCCGGTATGCGAAGATTCGGGTGTTTCATCCTTCGCCGAAAGAACATCAGCCCTCGCCGCAAAAAGTGGCAAGCTATGCAGCCGGACGCATGTATTTGCTGAAAAAGCACGGTTTTTCATGGCTGTTTATGCTGTTCAATGTGCTGTACCCTCTCTGCCTGGCCCCCTTGGACGCCCTGCGGCACGGAAGGGCGCAGGGCGGCTATCGATTGCGCATGTTCGTTGAGCGTCTGCGCAACTGGCATTAG
- a CDS encoding nucleotide sugar dehydrogenase produces MVSFEDLLAKKSSVAVVGLGYVGLPLAVALSHHFDVIGFDINVARVDALNKGHDATNEVDDASLAASTARFTSDAAELAKAGVIIVAVPTPVDSHRQPDLTPVVGASRTVGRHMPKGCVVCYESTVYPGVTEDECIPLLEKESGMRFPADFTVGYSPERINPGDKVHRLETIRKVVSGSDAPTADLLVKVYGAVVTAGIHRASCIKVAEAAKVIENTQRDINIALMNELALIFNRMGIDTLEVLEAAGSKWNFLPFRPGLVGGHCIGVDPYYLTYKAEEIGCHPEVILAGRRINDGMGKYVAEICVKRLINADKHVKGARVGLLGFTFKENVPDIRNTRVVDIIAELKEYGITALVHDPEADAAEAQHEYGQTLLPLSDLKNLDVLILAVSHESFRQLDHAAIRAMFAGDAVTLMDIKGFWDKQEMLDAGFDLWRL; encoded by the coding sequence ATGGTTTCATTTGAAGACCTGTTGGCAAAGAAATCTTCCGTGGCTGTGGTTGGTCTGGGTTATGTGGGCTTGCCCCTGGCTGTTGCCCTTTCCCATCACTTTGATGTCATTGGCTTTGACATCAACGTGGCGCGGGTAGATGCACTTAACAAGGGACACGATGCCACCAATGAGGTTGATGATGCTTCCCTTGCCGCCAGCACGGCCCGTTTTACCAGCGATGCGGCCGAGCTTGCCAAGGCGGGCGTGATTATCGTAGCTGTGCCTACCCCGGTAGACAGTCACCGACAGCCCGATCTTACGCCTGTTGTGGGCGCTAGTCGCACGGTTGGACGCCATATGCCCAAGGGCTGCGTGGTGTGCTATGAGTCTACGGTATACCCCGGCGTTACCGAGGACGAATGCATCCCCCTGCTGGAAAAAGAATCCGGCATGCGCTTTCCTGCGGATTTTACCGTGGGGTATTCACCCGAGCGCATCAATCCTGGTGACAAGGTTCACCGGCTTGAAACCATCCGTAAGGTTGTTTCCGGCTCTGACGCCCCCACCGCAGACCTGCTGGTTAAGGTCTATGGCGCGGTGGTGACGGCGGGCATCCACAGGGCCTCGTGCATCAAGGTGGCCGAGGCCGCCAAGGTTATTGAAAACACGCAGCGCGATATCAACATCGCTCTGATGAACGAACTGGCCCTTATTTTTAACCGCATGGGCATTGATACGCTGGAAGTGCTTGAAGCCGCAGGCAGCAAGTGGAACTTCCTGCCGTTCCGTCCGGGTCTTGTGGGCGGGCACTGCATTGGCGTGGATCCCTATTACCTGACCTACAAGGCCGAAGAAATCGGCTGCCACCCTGAGGTGATCCTTGCGGGCCGCCGCATCAACGACGGCATGGGCAAGTATGTGGCAGAAATCTGCGTCAAACGCCTCATCAATGCGGACAAACACGTCAAGGGCGCGCGCGTGGGCCTGCTGGGCTTTACGTTCAAGGAAAATGTGCCTGACATCCGCAATACCCGCGTGGTGGACATCATAGCGGAACTGAAGGAATACGGCATCACGGCTCTGGTGCATGATCCCGAGGCCGATGCTGCGGAAGCTCAGCACGAATACGGGCAGACGCTGCTGCCCCTGAGTGACCTCAAAAATCTGGATGTTCTTATCCTGGCTGTATCGCACGAGAGTTTCCGCCAGCTTGATCATGCGGCCATACGCGCCATGTTTGCTGGCGATGCGGTTACGCTTATGGATATCAAGGGTTTCTGGGACAAACAGGAAATGCTTGATGCCGGGTTTGATCTCTGGAGGTTGTAA
- the rfbB gene encoding dTDP-glucose 4,6-dehydratase — translation MPCQLVTGGSGFIGSCYVLQARRQGVRVINLDKLTYAGNPANLATLDDDPDYVFVRGDIGNAELVAWLLKTFQPDAIVNFAAESHVDRSIVDPDAFVRTNVLGTATLLRVAAQWWRTLPAECASAFRFLHVSTDEVYGALQPGDPAFTEATPYSPNSPYSASKAASDHMARAFHETYALPVLLTNCSNNYGPRQFPEKLIPLMICNALDGKPLPVYGKGANIRDWLHVEDHCAAIARVLEAGRVGRCYNIGGHAEKTNLEVVLAVCAILDQLVPSARGPYADQIAYVADRPGHDFRYAIDCSRIEAELGWKPSLKFDSGLRETVRWYLENSEWVEDVRSGAYREWIAANYAHRACGEAN, via the coding sequence ATGCCCTGTCAGCTGGTTACCGGCGGTTCGGGTTTTATCGGGTCCTGTTACGTCCTTCAGGCCCGGCGGCAGGGTGTGCGTGTGATTAACCTCGACAAGCTGACCTACGCTGGCAATCCTGCCAATCTGGCAACGCTGGATGACGATCCGGATTACGTCTTTGTACGCGGCGACATCGGCAATGCCGAGCTGGTTGCCTGGCTGCTGAAAACCTTCCAGCCCGATGCCATCGTGAATTTTGCTGCGGAAAGCCACGTTGACCGTTCCATTGTTGACCCCGATGCTTTTGTGCGCACCAATGTGCTGGGTACGGCCACACTGTTGCGAGTGGCTGCCCAGTGGTGGCGCACTCTGCCTGCGGAGTGCGCATCAGCCTTTCGTTTCCTGCACGTGTCTACCGATGAGGTCTATGGCGCGTTGCAGCCGGGCGATCCGGCTTTTACAGAAGCGACCCCTTACAGCCCCAACAGCCCATATTCTGCGTCCAAGGCCGCCAGCGATCATATGGCGCGCGCTTTTCACGAAACCTACGCCCTCCCGGTGCTGCTTACCAATTGTTCCAACAATTACGGGCCGCGCCAGTTCCCTGAAAAACTCATTCCCCTGATGATCTGCAATGCCCTTGACGGCAAGCCTTTGCCTGTCTACGGCAAGGGGGCCAATATTCGCGACTGGCTGCATGTAGAAGACCATTGCGCTGCCATAGCCCGGGTGCTTGAGGCGGGCAGGGTAGGGCGGTGTTACAACATCGGCGGGCATGCGGAAAAGACCAATCTTGAGGTTGTGCTGGCCGTGTGCGCCATCCTTGACCAGTTGGTACCCTCGGCTCGTGGCCCTTATGCCGATCAAATTGCATATGTGGCCGACAGGCCAGGGCATGATTTCCGGTACGCCATAGACTGTAGCCGAATAGAAGCTGAGCTTGGCTGGAAGCCGAGCCTCAAGTTTGATTCCGGCCTGCGTGAAACCGTTCGCTGGTATCTTGAAAATTCCGAGTGGGTTGAAGATGTCCGCAGCGGCGCTTACAGGGAATGGATTGCGGCCAACTACGCCCATCGCGCTTGCGGTGAGGCCAACTGA
- the rfbA gene encoding glucose-1-phosphate thymidylyltransferase RfbA: MSGWKGIVLAGGSGSRLHPLTLSVSKQLMPIYDKPMIYYPLSILMMAGIRDICLISTPEHLPLYKALLHDGSQLGCNFSYIVQPRPEGLAQAFLLAEDHIAGHNTCLILGDNVFFGHGLPALTHAAMARECGATIFGYHVRDPERYGVVEFDDQRHVVSIEEKPALPKSNFAVTGLYFYDQKVLDIARAVRPSARGELEITDVNNAYLQQGDLHVELMGRGIAWLDTGTHDSLMDAGAFVQAVEKRQGLKVACLEEIAWRNGYIDADAVRALAKPMAKTGYGKYLLELVDAGIGLWK; the protein is encoded by the coding sequence ATGAGTGGCTGGAAAGGCATTGTTCTGGCAGGGGGATCTGGTTCGCGTCTGCACCCATTGACTCTGAGCGTGAGCAAACAGCTCATGCCCATCTATGACAAACCCATGATTTACTACCCGCTGTCTATTCTGATGATGGCGGGCATTCGGGATATCTGCCTTATTTCCACCCCAGAGCACCTGCCCCTCTATAAGGCTTTGCTGCATGACGGCTCGCAACTGGGCTGCAATTTCAGCTACATAGTGCAACCCCGTCCTGAAGGGTTGGCCCAGGCTTTCTTATTGGCGGAAGACCACATTGCGGGGCACAATACCTGCCTGATTCTGGGCGATAATGTTTTCTTCGGCCACGGTTTGCCGGCACTTACACACGCTGCCATGGCCCGCGAATGCGGAGCGACCATTTTTGGCTACCATGTGCGTGACCCCGAGCGTTACGGCGTGGTGGAATTTGACGATCAGCGGCATGTGGTCAGCATTGAAGAAAAACCCGCCCTCCCCAAATCCAACTTTGCTGTGACAGGCCTGTATTTTTATGACCAAAAGGTACTGGATATCGCCCGTGCCGTGCGCCCCTCTGCCCGGGGAGAACTGGAAATCACGGACGTGAACAACGCCTACCTGCAACAGGGCGATCTGCATGTGGAGCTTATGGGGCGGGGCATTGCCTGGCTTGATACCGGCACGCATGATTCCCTCATGGATGCAGGGGCCTTTGTGCAGGCTGTGGAAAAACGCCAGGGGCTCAAGGTGGCCTGTCTGGAGGAAATAGCCTGGCGCAACGGCTATATTGATGCGGACGCCGTGCGCGCACTGGCAAAGCCCATGGCCAAGACAGGTTACGGGAAATATCTTCTTGAACTTGTGGATGCGGGGATTGGGCTGTGGAAGTAG
- the rfbC gene encoding dTDP-4-dehydrorhamnose 3,5-epimerase, with translation MEVVQTPIAGVLLIKPKVWGDQRGYFVETWQQQRYEAAGIDMPFVQDNHSMSARGTLRGLHYQKTRPQGKLVYVSLGSVFDVAVDIRRDSPTFGKWFGVELSQQNQWQMWVQPGLAHGFVVTSEIAHFHYKCTDYYCPEDEAAIRWNDPTLGVVWPVDEPLLSAKDQTAPLWAEAMQAAGR, from the coding sequence GTGGAAGTAGTTCAGACGCCGATTGCCGGGGTGCTCTTGATCAAACCCAAGGTATGGGGTGATCAACGCGGCTATTTTGTGGAAACCTGGCAGCAGCAGCGCTACGAGGCGGCAGGCATTGATATGCCCTTTGTGCAGGATAACCATTCCATGTCCGCTCGTGGCACTCTGCGCGGCCTGCATTATCAGAAAACCCGCCCTCAGGGCAAACTGGTTTATGTTTCGCTGGGCAGTGTATTTGATGTGGCTGTGGATATTCGGCGAGATTCGCCCACCTTCGGCAAGTGGTTCGGCGTAGAGCTTTCGCAGCAGAACCAGTGGCAGATGTGGGTACAGCCCGGCCTTGCGCACGGCTTTGTGGTAACGAGCGAAATCGCCCACTTCCACTACAAGTGCACAGATTACTACTGTCCAGAGGACGAAGCGGCTATCCGCTGGAACGACCCGACCTTGGGCGTTGTCTGGCCCGTGGACGAACCTCTGCTTTCCGCCAAGGATCAAACAGCTCCGTTGTGGGCTGAGGCCATGCAGGCCGCAGGCCGTTGA
- the rfaD gene encoding ADP-glyceromanno-heptose 6-epimerase, with the protein MYIITGGAGFIGSAMLWRLNQAGITDILVVDNLGSTEKWKNLVNRRYARYAHRSEFLEMLRGNALGGKVEAIVHMGACSSTTEKDADFLMANNTAYTVELCRFALEHGARFINAGSAATYGDGSLGFSDRAETTRRLKPLNMYGYSKHLFDLWLLDNKLTESVASLKFFNVYGPNEYHKGDMRSVACKAFHEISATGRLRLFRSNTPDFADGGQMRDFVYVKDCVELMFWLLENPATNGILNVGTGKARSWNDLACAIFAALGKAPRIEYMDMPEALRGKYQNFTQADMSWMQETNCPVRFASLEQGIADYVGNYLAQSDPYLEMPA; encoded by the coding sequence ATGTATATTATCACTGGTGGCGCAGGTTTTATCGGCAGCGCCATGCTCTGGCGGCTGAACCAGGCAGGCATAACCGACATACTGGTGGTGGATAACCTCGGTTCAACGGAAAAGTGGAAGAATCTCGTTAACCGGCGGTACGCCCGCTATGCGCACAGGTCTGAATTTCTGGAAATGCTGCGCGGCAACGCGCTGGGCGGCAAGGTAGAGGCAATCGTGCACATGGGAGCCTGTTCTTCCACCACAGAAAAAGACGCAGACTTTCTGATGGCCAACAACACGGCCTATACTGTGGAGCTGTGCAGATTTGCCCTGGAACATGGAGCACGTTTTATCAATGCCGGGTCAGCCGCCACTTACGGGGATGGCTCACTGGGCTTCTCTGACAGGGCTGAAACGACCCGCCGCCTCAAGCCCCTGAATATGTATGGCTACTCCAAACACCTTTTCGATTTGTGGCTGCTGGATAACAAACTTACAGAGAGCGTGGCCAGCCTCAAGTTTTTCAACGTCTACGGCCCCAATGAATACCACAAGGGCGACATGCGCAGCGTGGCCTGCAAGGCCTTTCATGAAATCAGCGCTACGGGGCGTTTGCGGCTTTTCAGATCAAATACGCCGGATTTTGCCGACGGCGGCCAGATGCGCGATTTTGTCTACGTGAAGGATTGCGTGGAGTTAATGTTCTGGCTGCTTGAAAACCCGGCAACCAATGGCATTCTCAATGTGGGCACGGGCAAGGCGCGGAGCTGGAACGACCTGGCCTGTGCCATATTTGCCGCATTGGGCAAAGCGCCTCGAATTGAATATATGGACATGCCCGAAGCCTTACGCGGAAAATACCAGAACTTCACCCAGGCGGATATGAGCTGGATGCAGGAAACAAACTGCCCCGTGCGCTTTGCATCGCTGGAACAGGGCATTGCGGATTATGTGGGCAACTATCTGGCCCAGAGCGACCCCTATCTTGAAATGCCCGCGTGA